Proteins encoded within one genomic window of Pirellulales bacterium:
- a CDS encoding helix-turn-helix domain-containing protein: MKVFTTGQVAKICKVAPRTVSKWFDSGRLKGYRIPGSQDRRIPREYLIKFLKEHGMPLGDLEDEAMAKVLVVAQDQVLIENLKRELPIERSFKLSTAASGFEAGIQSESFHPDCIIVDFSIGRTESLQICQNLRRNPEFQEVILIALLPDDGNPNSFDRSSINETFKKPFDVALLAERLKTLIGGRKELV, from the coding sequence ATGAAGGTGTTTACAACTGGTCAGGTCGCAAAGATCTGTAAGGTTGCCCCGCGCACGGTCAGCAAGTGGTTCGATTCCGGCCGGCTGAAGGGTTATCGCATTCCCGGATCGCAAGACCGTCGCATCCCGCGCGAATATCTTATTAAATTCCTCAAAGAGCATGGGATGCCGCTGGGTGACTTGGAAGACGAGGCCATGGCCAAGGTGCTCGTCGTGGCGCAGGATCAGGTGCTCATCGAGAACCTGAAGCGCGAACTGCCGATCGAACGGTCGTTCAAGCTGAGCACTGCCGCCAGCGGTTTCGAGGCCGGCATTCAGTCCGAAAGCTTCCACCCGGACTGCATCATTGTCGACTTCTCGATTGGCCGGACCGAGTCGCTGCAGATTTGTCAGAACCTGCGGCGCAATCCTGAGTTCCAGGAAGTGATCCTGATTGCCCTGTTGCCCGACGACGGCAACCCGAACAGCTTCGACCGCTCGTCGATCAACGAGACGTTCAAGAAGCCGTTCGACGTGGCCCTGCTGGCCGAACGGCTGAAAACGCTGATCGGCGGCCGCAAAGAGCTCGTTTGA
- the smc gene encoding chromosome segregation protein SMC gives MLKALELVGFKSFADKTRFEFPPGITAVVGPNGSGKSNVVDAVKWVLGEQSVKSLRGKEMADVIFNGSSGRPPLNFAEATLTFDNASRVLPLDAPDVHITRRVYRSGESEYLINRQPSRLRDIRDLFAGTGAGSEAYCIIEQGKVDILLQSSPRDRRAIFEEAAGISRFKAKKVESLRRLERVEQNLLRLADIVSEVENQLRSVKAQAAKAQRYREYTGRLQDLRTQVALADWRQLSERIDAMETELAELHREVTESSATAETIEVQSLAAETQASELTEAIRVCEAKIAENRERIAACESRSEHERALVAELEVEASRLRKQLATMGLSIGDLQQQAESIAADVTLAAAQRDDVRQQLAAQEAAFAALAADLEARRATMSERRQAYLQALRAAAALGNEMSVLESQLATAREAAARFTTRLAELAAAQQSQQQQLDALQQGSATLVAGIEVAADALTTTQSQIAAARTRLAGRTKDLHHARQQLSAAQARAAVLDELEQRLEGLGAGVKEILLAARSAEPGPWSQIVGLVADLIRVKVELAPVIEVALGERAQHLVVADGAELWDQLAAGQQNFHGRVGFLPASGASPETAADLLTGRPGVVGRADTFVEVAPQWQPLLTRLLGSTWIVDTLAHAWPLRNEIPDGGQLVTLAGDLLAPNGTLVVGSWLASPGLISRRSELRVLRDQIAALELQAAELEHDSGMLERQIGEAELLAATQANEHRAAVDRLAEQRLQIAAAQQRHAELADQTRAAQSDLDAAERQAAVAQAALVKTRELREAGERQVAELDALLAQLTQELDAIDADRGRRNAEMTAIKVQLAKVEDRLENLQTQQRHLEHSQEERRQAREETAARLAAAEQRARQSRAAILQASATIAELFLSKDAFAAEAAAHVEARESLRVERGELAQQAQRVRARIKRLEDQVHSKDLAANEVRLQRNTLAAQLREDYGIELSELEAATTDEEQRARAEVDQEIAELRRKINNLGNVNLDALDELDALEARYQALAAQYQDLAEAKTALERIIHKINNDSRRLFAETLEIVRGHFQTLFRKLFGGGHADIILEEGVDILDSGIEIVARPPGKEPRNISLLSGGEKTLTCVALLLAIFRSRPSPFCVLDEVDAALDEANIERFIGVLKEFLAWTQFIIVTHSKKTMTCATTLYGVTMQESGISKRVSVHFDDISENGEFRWSPQREAAREDDTAAA, from the coding sequence ATGCTCAAGGCTCTCGAACTGGTCGGCTTCAAAAGCTTTGCCGACAAGACGCGCTTCGAGTTCCCCCCCGGGATCACCGCCGTCGTCGGGCCTAACGGTTCCGGCAAATCGAACGTCGTCGACGCGGTCAAATGGGTGCTCGGCGAGCAGAGCGTCAAGAGCCTCCGTGGCAAGGAGATGGCCGACGTCATCTTCAACGGCTCGAGCGGCCGCCCGCCGCTCAATTTTGCCGAGGCCACGCTGACCTTTGACAACGCCTCGCGGGTACTGCCGCTCGATGCGCCAGACGTCCATATCACGCGGCGGGTGTATCGCAGCGGTGAAAGCGAATACCTGATCAACCGTCAACCCAGCCGGTTGCGCGACATCCGCGACCTGTTCGCCGGGACCGGCGCAGGGAGCGAAGCCTACTGCATCATCGAGCAGGGCAAGGTCGATATCCTGCTGCAATCGTCCCCGCGCGACCGCCGAGCGATTTTCGAAGAGGCCGCCGGCATCAGCCGGTTCAAGGCCAAGAAGGTCGAATCGCTCCGCCGACTCGAGCGTGTCGAGCAAAACCTGCTGCGGCTGGCCGACATCGTCAGCGAAGTTGAAAACCAGCTCCGCAGCGTCAAGGCCCAGGCGGCCAAGGCCCAGCGGTACCGCGAATACACCGGCCGGCTCCAAGACTTGCGCACGCAGGTGGCCCTGGCCGATTGGCGTCAGCTCTCCGAACGCATCGACGCGATGGAGACCGAGCTCGCCGAGCTGCACCGCGAGGTCACCGAAAGCAGCGCCACGGCCGAGACGATCGAGGTCCAATCGCTGGCGGCAGAAACCCAGGCCAGCGAATTGACCGAGGCGATCCGCGTCTGCGAGGCCAAGATCGCCGAGAATCGCGAGCGGATCGCCGCCTGCGAATCGCGCAGCGAACACGAACGGGCCCTCGTGGCCGAGCTGGAAGTCGAAGCGAGCCGCCTCCGCAAGCAACTCGCCACGATGGGCCTGAGCATCGGCGATTTGCAGCAGCAGGCCGAGTCGATCGCCGCCGACGTGACACTAGCCGCCGCGCAGCGTGACGACGTCCGCCAACAGCTCGCAGCCCAAGAAGCGGCGTTTGCGGCGCTCGCCGCCGATCTCGAAGCCCGGCGCGCCACCATGAGCGAGCGACGGCAAGCCTACTTGCAGGCCCTGCGCGCGGCGGCAGCGTTGGGCAACGAGATGAGCGTGCTCGAATCGCAGTTGGCGACGGCCCGCGAGGCGGCAGCACGCTTCACCACCCGACTCGCCGAGTTGGCCGCCGCGCAACAATCTCAACAACAACAGCTCGACGCCCTGCAGCAAGGCTCCGCGACCTTGGTCGCGGGCATCGAAGTTGCGGCCGATGCTCTGACCACCACGCAGTCGCAAATCGCCGCGGCGCGCACGCGTCTGGCCGGCCGCACCAAGGATCTACACCACGCGCGGCAGCAGCTCAGTGCCGCGCAAGCCCGGGCCGCGGTGCTCGACGAGCTCGAACAACGTCTCGAGGGACTGGGCGCCGGGGTCAAGGAAATCCTCTTGGCCGCTCGCTCCGCCGAGCCTGGTCCTTGGAGTCAAATCGTCGGGCTCGTCGCCGATTTGATTCGTGTCAAAGTCGAACTGGCCCCGGTGATCGAGGTCGCCTTGGGCGAACGGGCCCAGCACCTGGTCGTCGCCGACGGCGCCGAACTCTGGGACCAGCTCGCCGCCGGGCAGCAAAACTTTCACGGGCGCGTCGGCTTCCTGCCCGCGTCGGGCGCATCGCCGGAGACCGCCGCGGACCTGCTTACCGGCCGCCCAGGCGTGGTCGGCAGGGCCGACACGTTCGTCGAAGTCGCGCCGCAGTGGCAGCCGTTGCTCACACGCCTACTCGGCTCGACCTGGATCGTCGACACCTTGGCCCATGCCTGGCCGCTGCGCAACGAGATCCCTGACGGCGGGCAGCTGGTCACCCTCGCGGGCGATTTGCTGGCCCCCAATGGTACGCTCGTGGTCGGCTCCTGGTTGGCCAGCCCGGGATTGATTTCGCGCCGCAGCGAACTGCGCGTGTTGCGCGACCAGATCGCCGCTTTGGAGTTGCAAGCCGCCGAGCTGGAGCACGACTCGGGCATGCTCGAGCGGCAAATCGGCGAAGCCGAGCTGCTGGCCGCGACTCAGGCGAACGAACATCGCGCAGCGGTCGATCGCCTGGCCGAACAGCGGCTACAGATTGCGGCGGCACAGCAGCGACACGCCGAATTGGCCGACCAGACTCGGGCCGCGCAGTCCGATCTCGACGCCGCCGAGCGACAGGCGGCCGTCGCGCAAGCCGCGCTCGTCAAGACGCGCGAGTTGCGCGAGGCCGGCGAGCGTCAAGTCGCTGAACTCGACGCGCTGCTTGCGCAACTGACCCAGGAGCTCGATGCGATCGACGCCGACCGGGGGCGCCGCAATGCCGAGATGACGGCCATCAAGGTCCAACTCGCCAAAGTCGAAGATCGGCTCGAAAACCTCCAAACCCAGCAGCGTCACCTGGAGCACAGCCAGGAAGAACGCCGCCAGGCCCGCGAAGAAACGGCCGCGCGCCTGGCAGCCGCGGAACAGCGGGCACGTCAATCGCGTGCCGCCATCTTGCAGGCCAGCGCGACCATTGCCGAACTGTTCTTGAGCAAGGACGCTTTTGCTGCCGAGGCCGCTGCCCACGTCGAAGCCCGCGAGTCGTTGCGAGTCGAGCGCGGCGAGCTGGCGCAGCAGGCCCAGCGCGTGCGTGCCAGGATCAAGCGGCTCGAAGACCAGGTGCACAGCAAGGACCTGGCCGCCAACGAGGTGCGCCTGCAGCGCAACACGCTGGCCGCGCAATTGCGCGAAGACTACGGGATCGAGCTGTCCGAGCTCGAAGCGGCGACAACCGACGAGGAGCAAAGGGCACGCGCCGAGGTCGATCAGGAGATCGCCGAGCTACGGCGCAAGATCAACAATCTGGGCAACGTGAACCTCGACGCCCTCGACGAGCTCGACGCCCTGGAGGCGCGCTATCAAGCGCTCGCGGCGCAGTACCAGGACCTGGCCGAGGCCAAGACGGCCCTCGAGCGCATCATCCACAAGATCAACAACGATAGTCGCCGGTTGTTCGCCGAGACGCTGGAAATCGTCCGCGGCCACTTCCAGACGCTGTTCCGCAAGCTGTTTGGCGGCGGCCATGCCGACATCATCCTCGAAGAGGGAGTCGATATCCTCGACAGCGGCATCGAAATCGTCGCGCGCCCGCCGGGGAAAGAGCCGCGCAACATCTCGCTGCTCTCCGGCGGCGAAAAGACGCTGACCTGCGTGGCGCTGCTGCTGGCCATCTTCCGCAGTCGCCCGAGCCCCTTCTGTGTTCTCGACGAGGTCGACGCGGCGCTCGACGAGGCGAACATCGAACGCTTTATCGGCGTGCTCAAGGAATTCCTGGCCTGGACGCAGTTCATCATCGTCACGCATTCCAAGAAGACGATGACCTGCGCGACGACGCTCTACGGGGTCACCATGCAGGAATCGGGCATCTCGAAGCGCGTCAGCGTGCACTTCGACGATATCAGCGAGAACGGCGAGTTCCGCTGGTCGCCGCAACGCGAAGCGGCCAGGGAAGACGACACGGCCGCGGCTTGA
- the moaC gene encoding cyclic pyranopterin monophosphate synthase MoaC has product MNGLSHFDESGASRMVDVGEKPQTTRIARASCRVSMQPQTLALIRGQGIAKGNVLEVARLAGIMAAKRTSELIPLCHPLPLDSVELGFEFPDESSVMVESTVRVTARTGVEMEALVAVSVAGLTIYDMCKSVDRDMTLEAVRLEEKSGGKSGHYVRPAR; this is encoded by the coding sequence ATGAATGGTTTAAGCCATTTCGACGAGTCCGGCGCCAGTCGCATGGTCGACGTCGGAGAAAAGCCCCAAACCACGCGCATTGCTCGGGCGAGTTGCCGAGTTTCCATGCAGCCGCAGACGCTGGCGTTGATCCGCGGCCAGGGAATCGCCAAGGGCAATGTGCTCGAGGTGGCCCGGTTGGCCGGGATCATGGCCGCCAAGCGGACGTCGGAACTGATCCCGTTGTGCCATCCACTGCCGCTCGACTCCGTCGAGCTAGGGTTCGAATTCCCAGACGAATCGAGCGTAATGGTCGAGTCGACCGTCCGTGTCACGGCCCGTACCGGCGTTGAGATGGAGGCCCTCGTGGCGGTCAGCGTAGCGGGATTGACCATCTACGATATGTGCAAATCGGTCGATCGAGACATGACGCTCGAGGCCGTGCGGCTCGAAGAGAAATCGGGCGGCAAGAGCGGCCACTATGTGCGGCCGGCCCGTTAG
- a CDS encoding glycosyltransferase family 39 protein: MSAAAAAKPPSAPIGRERSLLRAYRGPIVVALLALFATALTLSPSGYGPGVTCDEYYDALAGKRLVQSFLRHGVGFFTAPVIHETFDWQTKHPPLGRWLLGWVHAFGDPLPGEPNAVWLPVARLASAIEFAAMILVVGWLATRWAGALAGTLASFSLATMPRCFGHAHFATLDTPTAMFFTLALAGLAWAAETSGTARRAALAGVLAGLAMATKLHGLLLAPVALLVFVCLKRRHGLPAFAAWSLAAAAVFFVSWPWLWLAPWDHLRQFLGTATQRQSLHVFYLDRSWNDFEAPWHYPAVMFAVCQPPGWLLLGCVGLIVGLRKHRGAVACSAASGLLVVLGVFSWPGVPVYDGVRLFLMAFPLWSVFVGAGSAAVIDRFPWERWRLPWRVVFVAVLAATQATGLIALHPFQLSYYNLLIGGLQGAERLGFETTYWGDTIQGELLTIAAAQASGETIIYAPHLAPFQAETVEATSPELAATTAHLAGWDSSQADPLRTARWLLVYRRRADLAEIERRLAGAAVVAEISRQGVWLARLYRLNPSAEPPPAAQTSASQSP; this comes from the coding sequence TTGAGCGCCGCCGCTGCCGCGAAGCCCCCCTCGGCTCCCATCGGACGCGAACGATCGCTCCTGCGCGCGTACCGCGGACCAATCGTCGTGGCGCTGCTGGCGCTCTTCGCGACGGCGCTGACGCTGTCGCCCTCCGGTTATGGCCCCGGCGTGACGTGCGACGAGTACTACGACGCCCTGGCCGGTAAACGACTGGTCCAGAGCTTTCTGCGCCACGGCGTCGGGTTCTTCACCGCGCCGGTGATTCACGAGACGTTCGACTGGCAAACCAAGCATCCGCCGCTGGGGCGCTGGCTGCTCGGCTGGGTGCATGCCTTCGGCGATCCGTTGCCAGGCGAACCGAACGCCGTATGGCTACCCGTGGCCCGTCTGGCGTCGGCGATCGAGTTTGCGGCGATGATCCTGGTTGTCGGCTGGCTCGCCACGCGCTGGGCCGGCGCCCTCGCCGGCACGCTAGCGTCGTTCTCCTTGGCCACCATGCCGCGCTGTTTTGGCCATGCGCATTTCGCCACGCTCGACACGCCCACTGCGATGTTTTTCACGCTGGCCCTTGCAGGGCTCGCCTGGGCGGCCGAAACCTCGGGCACCGCGCGCCGCGCCGCCCTGGCCGGCGTGTTGGCCGGCCTGGCCATGGCCACCAAGCTACACGGCCTGCTGTTGGCGCCCGTGGCCTTGCTCGTCTTCGTGTGCCTCAAGCGACGGCACGGTCTGCCTGCGTTCGCCGCCTGGTCCTTGGCCGCAGCGGCGGTGTTCTTCGTGTCCTGGCCGTGGTTGTGGCTGGCACCCTGGGATCACTTGCGGCAGTTTCTCGGCACTGCGACCCAGCGCCAGTCGCTCCATGTGTTCTACCTCGACCGCTCGTGGAACGATTTCGAGGCACCCTGGCACTACCCGGCCGTGATGTTTGCCGTCTGCCAGCCGCCGGGATGGCTGCTGCTTGGATGCGTAGGGCTGATCGTCGGTCTGCGCAAACATCGTGGAGCGGTCGCCTGTTCCGCCGCGAGTGGTCTGCTCGTCGTGCTCGGAGTCTTCAGTTGGCCGGGCGTGCCGGTCTATGACGGCGTGCGGCTGTTTCTCATGGCGTTCCCGCTGTGGAGCGTGTTCGTCGGCGCTGGCTCCGCCGCCGTCATTGACCGGTTCCCTTGGGAGCGTTGGCGGCTTCCCTGGCGCGTCGTGTTCGTGGCCGTGCTTGCTGCGACACAGGCGACGGGGCTGATCGCCCTGCATCCATTTCAACTCAGCTACTACAACTTGCTGATTGGCGGGTTGCAGGGCGCCGAGCGCCTGGGATTCGAAACGACCTATTGGGGCGACACGATTCAGGGCGAGCTGCTAACGATCGCCGCAGCGCAGGCATCGGGCGAAACCATCATCTATGCTCCGCACCTGGCGCCGTTTCAGGCAGAGACGGTCGAAGCGACGAGCCCCGAGCTGGCGGCAACGACCGCCCATCTCGCTGGCTGGGATTCGAGTCAGGCCGATCCGCTGCGAACTGCCCGCTGGCTGCTGGTCTATCGCCGCCGCGCCGACCTGGCGGAGATCGAACGCCGGCTGGCGGGGGCCGCGGTTGTGGCTGAGATTTCGCGCCAGGGGGTCTGGCTGGCAAGACTTTATCGCTTGAACCCCTCGGCAGAGCCGCCTCCCGCGGCGCAAACGTCCGCCTCACAAAGCCCCTAG